A segment of the Sulfurovum indicum genome:
AATTAGGTGTAAGCTAAAAAAAAGGATCAAGGATGTGGAAATATCCAAAAGAGTTTGAACAGCTTGAAATGTTTAAGAAGAATGCAAAAAGAGTAGGGGTCATATTGATGATCATAGGGGTTCTTGCGGCGATCTTTCCTGTCGCTGCATCTTTGACAACACTCTTTTTTGCAGCATGGATACTTTTGATAAGTGCTTTGCTCACAGGATATTTTACCTATAAAAGTGATGCTTCGGACTGGAGGGGATGGCTGAAGAGTCTTATTCTCTTCGGTGCAGGGACTTATATGGTCATCTTCCCGGCAGGAGGTATTGCAACTTTGGGACTGCTTTTCTCTATCTACTTTTTCATGGATGCATTCAGCAGTTTTATGCTGGCATCCTCATTTTACCCCAATAAAGGATGGGGTATCTGGGTGATCAATGCCATACTTTCACTGATAATAGCGCTTATATTTGTGACAGGATGGCCGCAAACTTCCATCGTTCTGATTGGTCTTTTGGTAGGGTTCAGCCTCTTCTTTGACGGTTTTGCACTGATAATGGGTGCGAAACTGTTCGATAAGTGGACTGATGTCAGGTAAACAGAAGAAGGCCTTTGGACTCTGGTCGGCTGTCTTTCTGGGTATAGGCTCAATGGTCGGAGCAGGTATCTTTATTGTCATCGGTGAAGCCGGTGCGATCGCAGGGAACCTCGTCTGGCTCTCTTTTCTGCTCAGCGGCTATTCGCTGGCCAAACTAGCCATTGTCTATCCTTCACAGGGAGGTATTGCAGAGTATCTCGTACAGGGATTTGGCGAAGGTGTTTTCTCGGGCAGTGTAGGGATACTTTTCTATTTCTCCCAGTATTGGCAACCAGAGTCGTAAAAGAAGTATACCTTCAAAGAGAGAAGATACAATATAGAGTTATAGAGTACACCCAAAACTTCTTCCCATATTGCGGGAATATGGAGTTAACAGAGAAAATAGATGAATTGATCCGCTCCAGCAGGGATGCTCTTAAGGTATATTTTTAGATAATAAAAGATCACAAAAAAATAAGGTCAGGTATGAAACTATTTTTACTCTCTCTTATGCTTACATATGGACTGATAGCAACGGATGCTATGGATGCGGCCAAAAAACTGGGTGCAGAGAACAACTATGCAGAGGCCATTGCAAAAGCACAAAAAGAAAAAAAGATGCTGGTTATGGTGATCGTCAAAAAGAACTGCCGATGGTGTGATAAGATCGTCAACCAAACACTGAGTGACGAAAGAGTCAAAAAAATACTTGAGAAAGATTTTATCACCCTCATTGTTGACAGAAATGCCCGTTTTCCCAGTGAATTTAGAGAGAATTTCTTTCCTTCTATTTTCTACATAGATTATACGACACAGAAAAGTGTCTATGAAAATGTCGGTTTTGTCGGAACAAAATGTTTTCTTAATGACCTGGCAGGTGCACTCAAAACACGGAATGCTCTTTATGAACAGTAAATAGTATACGGCAATAAAAACAGAAGCCTCTTTCGGGGCTAGCGGTAAAGAAACTTTCTAGAACATAAATATATAAGGAAAAGAAAAGATGATATTAAAACTGATCACAGCCGCAGTATTGACAGGTTTGATCAGTGGTTTCTTTATAACCTTCTATGAACTCCTTATTTCCTTTCTGACCCGTTTCTTCTTCATGGGCGACCCTTTTAAAACCATTCCTACACTGCCGGTCTGGTATCTCTACGCACTGCCTACAGTTGCCATATTTGTGGTCAACTATCTGATCAGCAGGGATAAACATATCAGAGAGTACGGGGTCTCGGATATTGCCGACTCGATCGTTCGCAATGAGATGATACTGAAGGTCAAAACACTCTTTTTAAAAATCATTGCTTCGGCACTTTCGCTCTCAACCGGTTTTGCTGTAGGGACGGAGGGACCCAGTGCAGGGATCGGTGCGATGATCGCCTACCAGATCCATAAACTCTTCAAACTGCCTCAGATGCTGATCAAGATGATGATCAGTGTCGGTGCGAGCAGCGGGATCGCAGCGATCTTCGTCTCACCGCTTACGGGTATAGCATTTGCCATCGAAAATATCGCTTACCAGTTTATCAAACAGTATGTCACCTATCTTATTCTTGCCTCAGTCATCGCCTTTGCGATCAGTATCAACTATCTGGAACCAATCATCTTCAAACATTCAACGGGACGGGATCTGGAGTTGAACTATATTTATGCCAATCTTCTTTTTATCCCGTTCATTACAGCATTTGTCTACTTCTACCTTTTCCTGAAACAGCGTCTTTTGCATTTCATAGACCTTGAGATCTTCAAAAAATTCAGCAGATACCGAAACTATATCTTTGCATTGATCGGGGGAAGTGTGGTTGGAACAGTATTGCTGATCGAACCGCATGCAGCCTTTTCAGGGAAAGCGGTTGTAACGCATCTGATGAATATTGAGAGCAAGATACCGCTCTATTTTATTTTGGGTATTATTGTGTTACGCATCATCGGTACGACAGTTGCCATCTATTCCAATGCTGTAGGCGGGATATTCCTTCCCCTGATGAGCATTGGTGCGCTGATAGGATACGGATTTGCCGAAGCCTTCAGTGTGGTCCATTTTCCGGTTGAACCTTTTTATTTTGCAGCGATCGGTGCGGCTGTCTTTATGGGTGTGCTGATGAAACTTCCGCTGACAGCTGTGATACTTGCTATGGAGACGACATTCGATTACAATGTTGTGATCGCAACAGGGATCAGTGTGGTTCTGGTGGAGTATCTCTCAAATCTCTATTTCCATATCATACGCCAAAATGCGACAAAAACCCACAAGTCACCGGAAAAATCGGCAGCACAAAAAGAGGGGAATAACGAAACTTCTGTATCTGAGCCGGAAGAGAAAACGAATTGAAGGGTTTTCTGGGTATCGGCCCGATGACTTTGGTTTAAATCAACCCAAGTTCGGCAAGGAATGCCTTGACATTGGGAGAGACCTCACTGAGCTTTTCAATAAGGGTTCCCCATGCCTTGTCTTCAGCATACCACTCTTCAATACGTTTGAAAGAATCACTCTTCTCCTCTTCACTCAAGGCATTGGTCTTGTCCAGGTTCTCTCTGATCGTTTCAAGGTGCTTAAGATTGCTTTTACTCATTTTTTTCCTTAATAGTTGTCGTATTTTCCGGCATTGATGTCTGTTTTGATCTCATCGATGGCCTCTTGCATCGCATCAATGATCAGTTCGGCTGATTTTCTGTCGTCGTTTTCGGGGATATCCCAGTCAAAGATCTTCATATTGGCTTTGAAAACAGTAACAATTTCGGCTTTTATCTCATCTTTCTGTTTTTCGATTTCCTGTGCTTGGGGAGTCATGTTTATCCTTTAAGATGTACTTGGGTAAATGATAACACTTTTTTGTTAATCAACAGCTCATTTAAAGTAGTGCGGGAGTAAAATCTTTCTATTTCGAATAAGCAGGAGGTTATTGTGTCATATTCATTGCAAGGCATGGCAAAGTTTGGAAAAGTGATAATATTGGTCTGTGCAGGTATACTCTTTGCCAAACCGCTTCCAAATCTGAAAGTTCTCTCTTCCGGTGAGGTTGTACTTGATGCAAAGCATATTGTATATGAGCAAAAAAATCCGACCATTCCCTATACCGGGAAAGTGCGCAGCTTCTATAAAAACGGAACACTCAAAGAAGAAAGAAACTATGTGAACGGTATAGAGGAGGGGATACGGACACAGTGGCACAGGAGCGGGAAGAAAAAATCCAGAACGCTTTACAGGAAAGGAAAAAAAGAGGGCTTGGAAGAGAAGTGGTACAGTAACGGACAGAAGAAGAGCGAGATCTACTTTCATGAAGGCAAAAGGGACGGTTCTGTAGTGTTGTGGTACAAAAGCGGTGAGAGAATGCTCCGTTATCACTTCAAAAACGGGAAGTACGATGGAGAGAATATCTCCTGGTATAAAAATGGTGTAAAAAAGAGTGTAGAACATTATAAAAACGGTAAAAAAGAGGGGTTATTCGCTGTCTATGCCGAAGATGGAACATTTAGAGAAAGAATGCACTACAAAGATGATAAACTGCATGGACTTCATGAAGCCTGGTACAGTAACGGACAAAAAAAGATAGAGCAGACCTACAGGAACGGTCTTCTTGACGGTGTAGAGAAAGTCTGGTACAAGAACGGTCAGATGCTGCATAAAGTTGAATTTAAAAACGGTCATCGCAGCGGTATTTCAAAGTACTGGAGAAGAGAGGGGAATCTTATTAATAATACGACTTATGAGGGTGGTATCCCCGTTTCCGGAAACTAGATTCACGAGCGCAGTCTGGCATAAGCCCAGGCACCAAGACTCAATAGAGCATAGATCCCCATGATGAAAAACAGCTGTTCAGGTTTTGTTATGTACTCATAATAGAGTATCAGTACTGTACCGACCGTCAAGCCTGTGATGGCTGTGAGCGTAAACAGTGTTGAGGAGTGTGTGGCTTTTCGTATTTTGAAGTTTGCTATCGCCATGAGCAGAGATACCAGCAGGAAAGTAATACTTCCAAACTCCAGAATAAGCCGTAACCCCCCAATAATAATAAGCACCGTTGCAGTCATTGCCATGGTGATGATCGCATTGTCAGGAATAGTGAGCTTACGGTTGGCAAGCCGATGAGGAAGGTAGCCGTCATCGGCAATACGTGCCATCTGCCGGGATGAACCGAACATCGTACCGCTGATAGCAGAACTGGTTGCAAGAATGGCTCCGAAGATCACCAGGTCCCGCCCCCAATGCCCCATGATCTCCTGAGCACCCGATGCCAAAGCATACTCTTTGTTTCGAATAAGATCTTCAGCGGGTATAGCCAGTACAGCTCCTATAGCGATAATAAAGTAGATAAGTGCTACAAGGACGACAGCCGTATAGATCGCTTTGGGTATATTGGTCTGGGGATCCTCCATATCATTCACAGCATTGATAACAAGCTGAAATCCCTCATATGCAACAAAAGTGATGGAAGCAACAATCAGAATACTGCCTATACTGCTGCGATCTATATCGTTAAGAAGAGTTTGAGAAAATGTGTGCAGATCGGTCTTCCCAAAGTAGATAAGGGAGACAGAGATGAGCAGAAGGATAATCAGCTTGGTATAGACCAGCAGATCTTCAATTTTTCCCATTCCCCGGACACTCCAGAGATTGACCCAGGCAAATACCCAGATAATACCTACAGCCACACTTTTTCGGACAAGTTCACTGTTGGCAAACTCGAATCCGCTGATACTGTAGGAAGAGAAGGTATAGGCATAAAGTGCCAGTGTACTGATATAGCCAAAGACAGTGTACCATCCTATAAAGGAAGCAGCTATGTGAGAATTTGGATAGGTCCGTTTAAAAAAGGCATATGTAGCCCCTTCATCTTGGTAGTAGGTACCCAGCTTTACATAAGAGTAGGCTGCAAAAAAAGCGATAAGACCACCCAGTGCAATAGCAAAGGGTGCCAAAAATCCCACAATTGATACAGAGATACCCAAAATAGTAAATATCCCTCCACCGACCATTCCGCCGACTGCAATGGCTACAAGTTCTTTAAGTCCAAGGTTTTTTTTCATTGATGTACTGTCTTGTTTTTTAGAGATGATTTAACTCTCATATTATATCATAGAGCACAAAACAGGGGACAGCTCAACGCATATTCCGGGTTTATACTTCATCTGCCACCATGCAGTGATGTCCTTCTGCATTGTACTCCATCTGGATGGTTGCGTGCTGTATGGCAAACCGTTCTTTTAACACTTTATGGATCTCATTGAGCTGTGCGTTGTTTATTGTTATGCTTTCGGTGATCAGGTGTGCAGACATTGCCGTCTGTGTAGTACTAAGCGGCCAGATATGCAGATCATGTATGGATATGATGTTCTCCAAAGAGAGCAGATAGGCTTTGACCTCTTCCGTATCAATATTCTGGGGTACTGCATCGATGGAGAGATTAACAGAATCTTTCAGCAAGCTCCAGGTACCGACAAAGATGAGAACCACAAGTATCATACTCAGCAGAGGATCGATCCAGAGCCATCCGGTGAAGATAATGAGAAGTCCGGCAATAACCACACCTGCAGAGACCGCTGTATCGGCCACCATATGCATATACGCGGCCTTGATATTGAGATCTTCCTTTTGCCCCTGAAGAAAAAGATATGCTGTAGCTGCATTGATAAAAACACCGATACCGGCTACAATAATGATAATAAGACCGTCAACACTTTCAGGATTTTTCAGCCGGTCTATTGCTTCAAAAAATATGGCTCCCAGAGCACTGATAAGAAGCATTGTACTGATTAATGAAGCAAGTATGGTTACCTTTTTCAATCCGTAGGTTCTGGTTTGTGTCGCAGTTTTTTGGGAAAGGTAGTAGGCACCCCAGGCAAGCAGCAGAGTAAACACATCGCTCAGGTTATGTCCTGCATCAGCGATGAGTGCCAGGGAATCGGCATAAAATCCGAAACTGATCTCAAGAATGACAAAGATGATATTCAGTGCAATGCCAAAGGAAAAGGCACGGTTATAGTTCATGATTTCAGTCTGGTGTTGATGCGCATGGTCGTGCGACATGAGTATCCTTCTGAGAAATAATTCCGGATTATACATTTTACGGGTTAAGATAGTCGGTTATATTATATCGAAGAAGGGTGGATTTATCCACCGTTTTAGAGAAGTTTGGCTCA
Coding sequences within it:
- a CDS encoding HdeD family acid-resistance protein; translation: MWKYPKEFEQLEMFKKNAKRVGVILMIIGVLAAIFPVAASLTTLFFAAWILLISALLTGYFTYKSDASDWRGWLKSLILFGAGTYMVIFPAGGIATLGLLFSIYFFMDAFSSFMLASSFYPNKGWGIWVINAILSLIIALIFVTGWPQTSIVLIGLLVGFSLFFDGFALIMGAKLFDKWTDVR
- a CDS encoding DUF255 domain-containing protein, which produces MKLFLLSLMLTYGLIATDAMDAAKKLGAENNYAEAIAKAQKEKKMLVMVIVKKNCRWCDKIVNQTLSDERVKKILEKDFITLIVDRNARFPSEFRENFFPSIFYIDYTTQKSVYENVGFVGTKCFLNDLAGALKTRNALYEQ
- a CDS encoding chloride channel protein — protein: MILKLITAAVLTGLISGFFITFYELLISFLTRFFFMGDPFKTIPTLPVWYLYALPTVAIFVVNYLISRDKHIREYGVSDIADSIVRNEMILKVKTLFLKIIASALSLSTGFAVGTEGPSAGIGAMIAYQIHKLFKLPQMLIKMMISVGASSGIAAIFVSPLTGIAFAIENIAYQFIKQYVTYLILASVIAFAISINYLEPIIFKHSTGRDLELNYIYANLLFIPFITAFVYFYLFLKQRLLHFIDLEIFKKFSRYRNYIFALIGGSVVGTVLLIEPHAAFSGKAVVTHLMNIESKIPLYFILGIIVLRIIGTTVAIYSNAVGGIFLPLMSIGALIGYGFAEAFSVVHFPVEPFYFAAIGAAVFMGVLMKLPLTAVILAMETTFDYNVVIATGISVVLVEYLSNLYFHIIRQNATKTHKSPEKSAAQKEGNNETSVSEPEEKTN
- a CDS encoding toxin-antitoxin system YwqK family antitoxin — translated: MSYSLQGMAKFGKVIILVCAGILFAKPLPNLKVLSSGEVVLDAKHIVYEQKNPTIPYTGKVRSFYKNGTLKEERNYVNGIEEGIRTQWHRSGKKKSRTLYRKGKKEGLEEKWYSNGQKKSEIYFHEGKRDGSVVLWYKSGERMLRYHFKNGKYDGENISWYKNGVKKSVEHYKNGKKEGLFAVYAEDGTFRERMHYKDDKLHGLHEAWYSNGQKKIEQTYRNGLLDGVEKVWYKNGQMLHKVEFKNGHRSGISKYWRREGNLINNTTYEGGIPVSGN
- a CDS encoding APC family permease, with product MKKNLGLKELVAIAVGGMVGGGIFTILGISVSIVGFLAPFAIALGGLIAFFAAYSYVKLGTYYQDEGATYAFFKRTYPNSHIAASFIGWYTVFGYISTLALYAYTFSSYSISGFEFANSELVRKSVAVGIIWVFAWVNLWSVRGMGKIEDLLVYTKLIILLLISVSLIYFGKTDLHTFSQTLLNDIDRSSIGSILIVASITFVAYEGFQLVINAVNDMEDPQTNIPKAIYTAVVLVALIYFIIAIGAVLAIPAEDLIRNKEYALASGAQEIMGHWGRDLVIFGAILATSSAISGTMFGSSRQMARIADDGYLPHRLANRKLTIPDNAIITMAMTATVLIIIGGLRLILEFGSITFLLVSLLMAIANFKIRKATHSSTLFTLTAITGLTVGTVLILYYEYITKPEQLFFIMGIYALLSLGAWAYARLRS
- a CDS encoding cation diffusion facilitator family transporter is translated as MSHDHAHQHQTEIMNYNRAFSFGIALNIIFVILEISFGFYADSLALIADAGHNLSDVFTLLLAWGAYYLSQKTATQTRTYGLKKVTILASLISTMLLISALGAIFFEAIDRLKNPESVDGLIIIIVAGIGVFINAATAYLFLQGQKEDLNIKAAYMHMVADTAVSAGVVIAGLLIIFTGWLWIDPLLSMILVVLIFVGTWSLLKDSVNLSIDAVPQNIDTEEVKAYLLSLENIISIHDLHIWPLSTTQTAMSAHLITESITINNAQLNEIHKVLKERFAIQHATIQMEYNAEGHHCMVADEV